One region of Mucilaginibacter sp. 14171R-50 genomic DNA includes:
- a CDS encoding YifB family Mg chelatase-like AAA ATPase, which produces MLVKTFGSAVYGIQAITITVEVNIAAGTKYFIVGLPDIAVKESYFRIESALKNCGYRMPRQQVVVNMAPADIKKEGSAYDLTIATGVLAASGQIEAEELDKYLIMGELSLDGGLQPIKGALPIAIQARKEGFKGFILPKQNAREAAIVNDLEVYGVENIKQVADFFNGDTTLQPEVVNTRDEFFNSLTAYDSDFSEVRGQENIKRALEIAAAGGHNVILIGPPGAGKTMLARRLPSILPPLSLHESLETTKIHSVAGKLSAADALVTTRPFRSPHHTISDVALVGGGSNPQPGEISLAHNGVLFLDELPEFKRTALEVMRQPLEERRVTISRAKFTVDYPSSFMLVASMNPCPCGYYNHPEKECICPPGTVQKYLSKISGPLLDRIDLHVEVTPVNFNELSSDRLAEKSELIRDRVMKAREVQLQRFGNRPDLHANAQMSPQMVRDICKITTAGQTLLKKAMEKLGLSARAYDRILKVARTIADLAGSEEILLEHLAEAIHFRSLDREGWAG; this is translated from the coding sequence GTGTTAGTTAAGACCTTTGGAAGTGCGGTTTATGGTATACAGGCTATTACCATTACAGTTGAAGTGAATATTGCGGCAGGAACCAAGTATTTTATAGTGGGCTTGCCTGATATAGCTGTAAAAGAAAGTTACTTCCGTATCGAGTCGGCGCTAAAAAACTGCGGCTACCGAATGCCGCGCCAACAGGTGGTGGTTAACATGGCGCCTGCTGACATTAAAAAAGAGGGTTCGGCTTATGATCTCACTATTGCTACAGGTGTTTTAGCCGCATCAGGCCAGATTGAGGCTGAAGAATTGGACAAGTACCTTATCATGGGCGAGCTATCGCTTGATGGTGGTTTACAACCCATTAAAGGTGCTTTACCCATTGCGATACAGGCACGTAAAGAAGGATTTAAGGGTTTTATCCTGCCAAAACAAAACGCGCGCGAGGCTGCTATTGTTAACGACCTGGAAGTTTACGGCGTAGAAAACATTAAACAGGTAGCCGATTTTTTTAATGGTGATACCACCCTGCAGCCCGAAGTGGTAAATACCCGCGACGAGTTTTTTAACAGCCTTACCGCCTACGACAGCGACTTTAGTGAAGTACGCGGACAGGAAAATATAAAACGCGCTTTAGAAATTGCCGCCGCAGGCGGCCATAACGTAATACTAATAGGCCCCCCGGGCGCCGGTAAAACCATGCTTGCGCGCAGGCTGCCATCTATATTGCCGCCACTGAGCCTGCACGAGTCGTTAGAGACCACCAAGATCCACTCGGTTGCAGGCAAGCTTTCAGCCGCCGATGCGCTGGTTACCACCAGGCCGTTCCGTTCGCCGCACCATACTATAAGCGATGTGGCATTGGTTGGCGGCGGAAGCAACCCTCAGCCCGGCGAAATATCGCTGGCGCACAACGGTGTTTTATTTTTAGACGAATTGCCCGAGTTTAAGCGTACCGCCCTTGAGGTAATGCGCCAGCCGCTGGAAGAGCGCCGGGTTACCATATCGCGTGCTAAATTCACCGTGGATTACCCAAGCAGCTTTATGTTAGTGGCAAGTATGAACCCGTGCCCATGCGGTTATTACAACCATCCCGAGAAGGAATGCATCTGCCCGCCGGGCACTGTTCAAAAGTATCTGAGCAAGATATCCGGCCCGCTTCTGGACCGTATTGACCTGCATGTAGAGGTTACGCCGGTAAACTTTAATGAGCTATCATCCGATAGGCTGGCCGAGAAAAGCGAACTGATACGCGACAGGGTGATGAAAGCCCGCGAGGTGCAACTACAGCGGTTCGGTAACCGGCCAGATCTGCATGCCAACGCGCAGATGAGCCCACAAATGGTGAGGGATATTTGTAAAATAACAACCGCCGGCCAAACCCTGCTGAAAAAGGCGATGGAAAAGCTGGGCCTGTCTGCCAGGGCTTATGACCGCATCCTGAAAGTTGCACGCACCATCGCCGACCTGGCCGGCAGCGAAGAAATATTGTTAGAGCACCTTGCCGAAGCCATACATTTCAGAAGTTTGGATAGAGAAGGCTGGGCGGGGTAG